The Hydractinia symbiolongicarpus strain clone_291-10 chromosome 2, HSymV2.1, whole genome shotgun sequence genomic sequence GCTGTTGTTGTCAATTTCCCAAATTATAAAGGCCCACTATGGATTCCAGAACATCCGACATGAATACCAATTACTGCTATTGAAGTACGATGTGAGTCTAATTGTTGTAGCAGAAATGGCCTGCCATTGATGCCAGGATATGCGATAACAATTGCCAAAAGACAGGGTATGTCGATTGGAGATGGTAAAACTGCCACCCACATGCGTATAAAGTTACAACAATCAATtcagatggaaaaaaataaccttggtaCAGCTTACACTGCATTCTCCAGatgcgaaaaagaaagaaattgggCACTTGTCGAACCAATTACTCAAGAACGACTCTTGTACATTAATACACATCCCCGTACGCCTGAAGGCATTATCGAATGAAACCGTCAAAAAATTCAATATCACTATGGAAAAGTATATTAACTTGTTAAAAGAACTTCACGAGTTTTGTGATGATGGTATTGAAGATGCAGTTTGTCCTTCACCATCTCTAAATTGCACATGTATAATATACATATCTCACTCCTAATTTTATTTACTACCTAACTTCATCTATTTTGGAGACAATCACAATCTTGACCTGTTACAATAACCATATCTACACTTGATATCCAGTCCCATATCTATTTTATCCTTACCCCCATCGATCATCATTCCCCAATTACAGTACCGTTTTGACTTATAGCAATCAACATATCCTCTGTACCCTACCGAACATACCACAATTATCATACCGTTTCGACTTGTCGCAATCAACATATCGTCTCTACCCTACCGATCATCATACCACATACCATTTGGACTTATCACAACCAACAAGGAGTTGCGAAGGAGGAAGCACATGACAGAATAaagcctgaacaaggtgcattaacattacagcagtgtgctgattattaatggcctTTAGGCCAATTGCAACCTTAACAAGGTGAACATTACAGCTTCATGCTGGTTATTAATGGCGTTGCTGGAGGTGGAgggtcataacacagcctaacaAAGGTCTGTAATTGTTACATTAACCATGGATACATTTGATATCCAGTTGCATGTCTATTTCATCCGTATCACATCGATCATCATACCACAATATACCATACCGTTTCGACTTATCCCAATCAACATATCGTTTTACCATACCGATCATTgtaccacaattaccatacccTTTCTACTTACCAGATTCAACATATTGTCTGTACCCATTATATCACAATTACTTAAATAAGGTACATTAATATTACAGCTTTATGCTGATTATTCATGGCGTTGTAGGCCAATTGCAACCTAAACgaggtgcattaacattacagctttgtgctgattattagtggcattgtaagccaattgcaacctaaagaaggtgcattaacattacagctttgtgctgattattaatggcgttgtaagccaattgcagCCTAAACAAGGTGCACATGCAACCTAAATAAAGGTGCATTACAGCATTGAGTTGATTGcgcaatttctttttataagcaactgggATTTTGGTCTCATCTGTACCCTACCAATCATCACAGCCCAATTACCCTACCAGTAGAGCTTACAACAATCAACCTACCAGCCATCATACCTCAGTTACTGTAGGTTGTGCAACATGAAGAACCAGTACATCACCAAAATGGGGTGTACATCTCCAAAATGGGGTAactcttttttacttaaaatgttAATTGCAACATAAATCTGCCCTTTATTTTAGGTATGACCTGCTTAGTCCCATTGGCTACCTTCTCGTGGTGCAGGTTGTCAAGAAGAGCTTGTAGACTtttcaggcctatcaataaggggcgagcaattgctcttgctcacgcaaacGCTAACTTAACTCTAAGAAATAAGAAACTAGGTGAGCTATTAATTGCTCTCCCAATTccgaaaaaagtttttctgcctgagcaatatcaattcatctcacatggaaatcaatgttctctttcttattgtttacagtaaaaaagaactaaaatatataaaaaaagatgaaattaaatagataaaaaggactttttttaaacttattctatttatttagAATGCTtgcccagtttaaattattgtaaccttatGAGAGCGATTTGttgctctggtgttattttcgtattgataggcctgatgaaatttttaatttaggattttaaaatttaatagatCGTGTTGTTTTTGTCTACATGTTGTGTCTACACGCTCTTCAACCAACAGCCAGGGCAATAAAACTCTCTTTGCATGAAATGTTTGCAAACATTCTTGTTTATTTCGGTGCTTTTAACTCCCTATTtagtgaaatatttaaaaatggaaAGTGAGCTGGTAAATGTAAGTATTTTCATAGTTCGGTTTTTACCTTTTCAATACTAAAATTGCATTTCTTTAATGCAAAATTTTGCATTCATGTAAggcttttttgtattaaaatttaatactgaGGATGGTGTTCATGTTTCTGTATTATATCTTTAAAATAAATGCTAAAGTTTTGCCACATAAAGGCGGTCTTACATAGACTAGCTGTTGTTATTGGCTTGGTATCCTGACTGCCATAGATTGCATTATGTATATGAACTCATTGTCATCTCATTATACGAATGAGATAAAGGCTACCTCTACTACTTTTAGCAGCCAAATAAGATAATATAATACTTAGTTGGATTAGCATACAAGAATTAGCATATGAAAGTATTCAATTAATTTGAGAGATATCTTTATGTAGGAGTTAAAGCAGAGAATTGATACCCTGGGGGGGGGGAAATTGAGGCTTTAGAGgagaaagttaaagtaagttatGCACTAGAAATAATTGCTTTGAAGTGTAGAATGTAATAAAACAGTAACAGTAACTTAGTGAACGATTAGAAGTTTAGAATGTGGCATTTCcacaattgtcttattttttaGGAGTTATCAGCAGAGAAATTGGATTTGTGGTGGGACGCCTTCCGGGACTTTTGTCCCAAAATAAGACTTTGGGAGCTTTTATAAGCTCCCAAAATTACAAATCCTGGAAGGCGTCTGGTGGCTCACGCACCTTTACACAGGAGGATGATATGCGGGAGCGGGCGAAGTTGAAGAGGAAGAACGGTGGAAGAGGGAGAGGAGGAGGATAtaggtggtaaaaaaaaataatgctaaCACTTGCTGTTCTTAATTCATTCCTCTCAACCCATCCCCagacttttcttcttttaaaaattttcttttgcacAACAGTAtgcacttttaatattttgacgTAGTATATAGTTATATAGACATATATGATTTTGAGATAACAAGACAGCAAGCTGTGATGATGGAACTGGTCTAACGACCCTTGAAGTTAaaattgtagaggttacaccctctaaaGATCAAAACGCAatgcaagatctccctttttgcaaggatagTCTGTAGATTCAAGGTAATTGAACCAAACAGCCCTCTCTACACAATATAATACGTACAACTAACGGTCGGTACACAAAAACTGACAACATGAAAACAGAAGACAGACATAACgacaacaatacaacaaagaatttactataaaaataaataaataaatataaaactataaatatgaGTAGACAACCACCCGAgtgccaggacttgtgaacctggcagtagctttccacatgtgatacgggatcccaacactcagccttacacgggTAGTTGTCGCTTTGGACCAGCCATTTGCTTTGGACCAGCCTGAAGACAGTGGAGTAATGAACGTGGATGTAAAGTCACGGACACAAGAAAGATAGAAATGAAAACCCCTTATATAGCTTCTTCGTAACATCAGGTATAGCAGGATCGTTAACCCGGTAGACTAAGTGAGCCAACTTAGCCTCCCTACAGAACTGGGGTTataagtggggtcgttacacccaaagacaaggcaattgccaagcccccttgctaagcttcttataATTGCTTTCTAGGAAAGGGGCGAGTGAGCGAACTCGTGAATAACGGTAAACTGTATGTAAAACACACAGCAGGGGTAATTTCAAACCGCTAGGAAAAAGAGATCCCTCCCCCTCTTTTGATATAATGTACTCCCGTTTTAGTGCGAATTCAcactatttaaattttgacaaaaaataacaCATACACTGTGGAGTTATCTAGATCAGATGGCTTGACTCTAATCACTGCCCTATCATCACATTTTAACCATGTATTAACACCCTGATCTCTTATGAAAGCCCAGTAGTGACCAGCCGCCAGTGTGCCTGAATGATTAATAGTGGCGGTTAATTTATATTGGTTTGTGAATGATATATCCTCCGCAGGATGGGAATAAACATTTAGGGTGTCGTGACCTTGGGCGaggcaagaaacaaatttattatttttcacagaTCTTCCTTGGATACAATTAAACCTTTTCAGTTGGATGATCAGTATATCTCCACACTGGGTGAAGACAGTTTCCCGGGTACTGTCTTGAAGGGAAGAGCACTGTGGGCACATCCATCTGTCATTTCCACACATATATTCTGGTTGCGAAAAAGCTTTAATGGAGCCTGTTATGTTGTTTGAAACAGGGAGTGGCAGAATGGACATACTTTCCTCCCTACTGGAAGACAAGAGGCATGAATTACAAGATATTGTTGTAGTTACTTTGTTGGTAATAATATTGTTAGCGATAACTGATGGCCCTGTTAACTCGTTTAATACATGAGGTAGAATCTCAGGAACATCCTGCTGTGTGTTAATATTGAATGGGTTGTTCCTAGCATTGGACATCTTACGTTGTAACGCTCGGAGAAAAGCGGAAGGGTCTACAACTGAGGTGGATTTAGACAACAGAGACATAGTCCGCAAGACGGACTTGGCCAGGGGGGAAACAAAAGAGGACTCCGATGCACTTTGTGACCAAAGTGCAGGAGTTACAGATAATGCTTGCAGGATAGAAATAGCATAGCATGTATTCCCTTTATTAAACAGACCAGCATAAGTTGGTTTTGCTGGAGTGCTGTTGGTAGGCGGTTCTGGTTCCGGGTGTGAGTGACTTTTATCCACAGTTGGCCTTCGTTGTtgatgctgttgttgttgctgcggGCTTGTAACCTTTGGCAATAGAGGGGTAGGAACAGATGTTGAGCCTGGCACAAGATTGCAGCTGCCTTGGTTCCACGTAATTGAGTTCCTGGCTAGCCAAATGCAGAAGGATGCTTTCATACAAATGTCGCCTAATTTCCGGAAGGCTTGGAAAGCTTCTTTGTTTGGGAAACCcaatctttttaaacaaattgcaACTGACCGAAAGCAATATCCACGTGCACCCACTTCGATCGCGAACAGATTTACGTGCCATCCATTATGCTCGATGATATTTATCAAAGGGATGTATTTAGAGAGCTTTTTGGAGTGCCAGGTTTCCATGTTTTCCTCACAAGGGcatgtaagttcaattaaaataACACGTTTGCTGTTGTTGGAATACAGGACAAGATCTGGTCTAAGCGATGTTATGGCAATATGACCAGGAAAAATAAGTTCACCATTTAAATCTGAAAGAAATAACCAGTCAGTGGCAAGATGCAAAAGGCCTACcggttttgattttttgctagATGAGTGACTACCTGCTTTAACAAATTTTACATTATTTAGGTGCTTTACAGGAGAGGAAATAGATTTGGAAAACGTGGTGATCAACTGTAAAAGTTCGCGCAAGACAGAGTCGTGACGAAACGTAAATCTACCCTGTGTTAAAGCCGTTTTGCAGGCCCCTAAAATGTGAGCTGTAGTGCAGACTTGTTTTCAACACAAGAAACATAAGGATTCGGTACATATACGCCAACGCCTTAAATTACTCGGAGAAGGAAGAACATCATAGGTGGAGCTTAAACAGAACGACAACAGGTTTGGTGGCATGGCAAGCAAGGACTTCCAGGAGAGGTCGTTCTTAATGTAGTTGTCCCATCTGGTCCAACTTACCTGTACCTGTATTTGCAAAGCTCTGCTTATATCCTTTTCACCATCAATTTCTTTTGCAGTCACCGATACTAATTTCCTGTAAGAATGAGACTGTCTAAGAGAAGTTCCCTTAGGTTTAGGACAGAGACCTAAACCGCCCTTACCGAAATGGGGTGAACCCATAATTTCTTTAATCTTTAATTCTGCTTCAGCAATTCTGACTGAATTGGACACGCTCCATCTACCGACCTTTAATGTTGGTATAGCTGCCGAAACCAATGGATCTTTAGAATCCCTTAGCAGTAAGTGTCCACTGATCTTAGCGGACTTGAGTATGGAAGTTAGGCTTTTTATCGGTAGAGAGCAAGGTGAGATGGAAGCATAAAGACATAAATTAGTGGTAGAATGTTGAAGATTGAGCCATTTCCTTATAAATACTGACACCTATAGCCTTGCCCTATGCGCCAGGCGACGCAGGGTGGTCTTTTGTCCTGTGCATATTTATTCACTGTAGTACTGAATTCCAATAACCCAAACCCTCAAAACTACTACAGTGACAAAGATGTTGATTTTGAGGTAAGCGAGACAGCTTATCCTTGTCACTCAGATCAGTTTCCTCCCCTAAAAAAGTACAGTGTCGTTCTCAATGATATTTTCTCTGAACGTGGTGCTGAAAAGTTTCAGACAGCGAGTGTATTTCTGGACAAGAACCACACGAATTACTCCTGTCACATTGATGAGAAATATCTGAAAGACCTGCATATTAAGACACCAATAAAATGGGGCAAGATGAACGATCCTCTTTGGTCGACCCTGGACAGGGCTGTTGCTACCAAGTTATCCATAAGTCTATGTGACTCCCTTTCAACTAAAGTCAAACTGATGGAACTGTTTATGAGGAAGCTGCTGCTGACACTGTTTATGAGGAAGCTGCACAAATCCTTGGTCATCCAGCAGCAAAGAAGGTTAAAAATATTTCTGGGAAAAATAGGAGAACCTTACACTCtattaatttaataaatttaaaaaactctcTTGTGACTCAAGTTTTATTTGCCGTAGAGGTTGCTCAAAAGTTCGCTCTGCAGCAGCTGCTTGCCGAAACAAGGGAAAAAATCAAGGTAATACGTCGGGCAGAGAGACGTCTAAGGAAGAAGGTTAGGTTCAAGGAGGCACAGTCTGCTTTCAGGACAAACCCGTTTGCAGCCTTGCTTGATCCCAAGTGTGCAGCCACACTGCGTGTCGATCAACAGACATTTGACAATTATAAATCTTTGGTTGTCAAGGATAAATTGTATGACGTTCCCTTGTGTAATCTAGAAGGTCTTCCTGCTGCCCCTTCTATTACGAAAATTTTTCCCTCACATTCTCTTAAATAGAAAgacttttttaactcttttagCAACCAGAAGGAATGCGTCATCTCCTGGTTTAAACGCTATTCCctataaagtttataaaaagtgtCCCAAAATAAATACTCTCTTgttcaatgtttttaaatcttgtataaaaaattgtgttgtcCCTGTTCAATGGCGTAATGCTCGTGAAATTTATATTCCAAAAACCAAAACTCCAATGGAGTCAAACATAAAAGACTTTCGACCAATTGCACTTCTAAATGTCTAAGGTAAGCTTCTTTTCAGCCTTGTATCAAGGCGTTTAGAAACTTATATGATAACAAATAACAAATTTATCAATACATCTGTTCAGAAGGGATGTATGGAAAAGGTTCCAGGCTGCTGGGAACACATGTCGATGGTTTGGTCAGCACTTAACGATGCCCGCTCTTCTAAGTCGGATCTAGCTACCATCTGGCTAGATATAGCAAGTGCTTACCCTTCAATTTCTCATCGACTTATCTTTTTTGCCCTTAAGCGCTATGGTGTTCCTCCACAGTGGATTTCTTTTATTAGAAATTATTACATTGGCTTCTACAGCAAATCATTCTCTCCCCTTGCACCAAGTAATTGGCATAAACATACGCCGGGAATTTTTGCAGGCTGTACGCTATCCattactttaaaggaagaaattttcgcggaagaaattttcgcgaggccaaaaaatcgcgaaatttttggaatttattttcgcgaatagcCTCTCCTAAAATTTTTCGCAGGAATATATTTTCGTGAATGAACACTATCGAAATTTTTCGcgagaaaaaactttcgcgaatggcctatttttaaaatatttcgcgagaataaactttcgcgaacgaagacatttttgatttttttatacgtgcctaatttataaaaaacgtgttttttatacaaaaagcaGTTATATAAATGACAGCTGATTTGAGAATGTAAGTTTTTCTTTCGTTTGCACTTtttcaaaacacaaaataaactatatataaaCAAGTTTTACAGGGTAAAGCTTTTCGTATTAAcgagtaacaaaaatatttgttctAACAGTGTCATTGTTCATCTTCCATGCTTTCAAAAGCGTCAAAAGCAGATCTTTCCCACACAAAATCACAATCCTCATCTTCGTCGTCTTCACCGCTATCGTCATTTTCGTCGTCGTCGGCTCTTTCAGAGTATCCAATCTGCTTTTCTTCCAAGGTCAAACCACAAACCGATTGAAGCAGCTGGTTCTCCACTGGACTGCTTTCACATAACGGGTCGATCTCTTGAAATGGGTCGATTGGAGGGAGATTCTTGCTACCCAGCTGAATCACATCAGTAATTCCCGCTGCTCTCCATTCACTTTCAATGATACTTTTTCCTTTGCTGGTAGTCATCTCATCATAAAAGTCGACAACCCATTGAGCATGTAGGGGTTTGAGAGTAGTTAAACGCAGCTTAACATCTACTTCATCAATTTTGACCACATCATTAAGCTGCTTTGAAATTTGATCAGCTTACCAGGTGCTGAATTTATTTCTCAAGAAGCGCTCTGCATGTCCATTGACAGTTAAATCTAATGGTTGATAAAACTTGGTCATATTTGCTGGTACATTGACGACACATATGTGGTTTTCCTTGATCTTATTGAGGACTTCGCTCGTCATTTGGCCAGTAAATACATCCCTGATAAGCAATCCTTTTTGATCAGGAGGTAGCTTGAGTGTTGCTCGTTCTTCTTTTAGGTAGGGCGAAATGATTTCTTCAATTATTTTGATTGACTCTGTCGTGTTAGAGTAGTGAGTGGGGTTTGCACTCAAACTGAAGCCGTCTGGAAACTTAAAGCGAGGTAGACTCTGTTCCGTCTTTCCCCCGTAGATCAGCTGGATAGGCAAAAACTTATTTGTAAACGTTATTCCAAATGTTCCAGTAATCGATCGTTTGTCGCTAGCAGCTTCCATGACTACGGACGCTGAACCACGTTTGGCTAGGGTGAAATTACCAGTTGGGACATATTTTAGGGGTGTTTGGTCAATGTTGATGATCATGGAGTGTGGTATGTTATGCTTTTCAATAAGGGTGACGATCTCATGGTGAAACAAAAATTCCATTTCTTTCCTGGCACCGTCAGGAATATTAACCTTTGAGGAAGTCTTCATCCGCCGAACGAACCCCATACGCTTGAATAAGCTTTTTGCCCAACTTGATGAATCGACATCAATGTTTCCAACGGCGCCCGGATACCTTGACATAAGAGCTTTGGCTGTAGCCTTGGCCAAGCTTGAGTGAGAAGTGCAATAAATAAAACCTTGCACatttttctcaaacttttcCCCAATAAGGTATTTGTtatgttgcaaaaaaatttttttcgcgggaatttattTCCGCGAATCAAGCATACTTGaaaatttcgcgggaatttattttcgcgaacgaccccttttgatttttttcgcgggactttattttcgcgattttggccaaaattcgcgaaatcgcgaaaatttcttccgcgaaaatttcttcctttaaagtatcCTTTTTCTTGCAGGCATCAATATTATTCTTGAGTATACATTACTGGCTTCCACTTCCAGGTTCATCACATCACGCAAAGTGTCACTCCCCTTGATTAGAGCCTTTATGGACGATATCAACCTGATGTCTTCATCAGTGTCTGGTACCCAAACGCTTTTGTCCAGGTGTACTGCAGCACTAAAATGGGCTGGCATGGATTTTCGTGCTAACAAATCACGCAGCATCGTGATCATAAAAGGTAAGTCCCTCAATTCAACTCCTTTTGCTCTCCAAAAGCCTGCTGACCCCACAGACTTCTCTTCCTACATTCCTTCTATCCGTTCCATGCCTATGCGATTTCTAGGCCGTATTATGGATGGTTCTATCTCCGATAGGAAGGCTATTGACGAACTTGATCAGAAGTTATCTGCAGGGGTCTCTATTATTGACAAGTCATTTTATAAAGGCCCTCAGAAGCTGTGGATTTTATATAGACAGTCAGCAAGCATAACTTTAGGttataaaattctttattaAGCTATTATAAAACAATTTGCGTTTTGTCATATTATTTGTGTCTTGCAAGCATAACTTTAGGttataaaattctttattaAGCTATTATAAAACAATTTGCGTTTTGTCATATTATTTGTGTCTTGCGTTTTTGTTCCAAGATTCTGCATATAATGTGCGTaattaccttattccatgaaattacccAGTTATGattttacacgcttttttataagaatataattATAAGAATATCGAGGCTGAGAAATGGGTTAAAATTagaaatatcctaagaatataccCAGGCTCAACTTCTTGTTTTAGATATGAAAATTTGTGTGATGCGCAGATTTTGATTAGAGGTTTATTTCTTATACtgtatgtttattttcttgtcgGATCACCTGTCGTTTTCACTTTGTTTAATGACTTTCCACCATTTTTTTTAACCATCTTTAAGCATATTAAGGGTAATACATACTTTCCggtgaagaatttttttaagaatatttgaggcTGAGATTTGTCAAAAAGCTAAGGATACtgaggctgaaacgaaaaaacaatattcttataagactcgttaatttcatggaataataaagaataaagtGGTAGTTTGTTCTGATAACATTCGTTCCTTTGCATGCTGgaaaattttttcaataaacttACTTAGTTTCACCTCAAACTTCGGGATTAAGCCTGAAACACACGATCCTTTAATACGAAAGGTCAAAAACTGATGGATAATGATCAATATTACTTACTTTATTAGACACAAGTGTAAATATTTTAGTatatttaattaataaaattgCATAATTATTACGCCTTGTtagtctaatggctatgacactcgtaaacgagagatccaggttcgaatcctggacagggcatgaaaaacattatcttgcacctacaacaaccccGTTGTATTATATTGATAAAATTctgtatattgaccttataATACCTTAATTAAATATATGTAATCTTCGAGTTGTAGAAGGGGAAGGAGTGTATATTTAAATGCCTgaccctgccttgccgttccttTGCCATTGCCTACCCTTTCTATGTCTTTTCTGTTGCCTGCTTACTATGCCCTTTTCTGttcctcccatgccttgcctacccctgccttgctgattcctcttcctgttttctTGCCTGCCTTTGTCGCTCCCTTTCCTTGCCGTTCTTAATAAATCCCTTcctttcctatgccttttctggtgcctgcctgcTATGCctttgcctgtgcctcccatgccttgcctacccctgtcttgcctacccctgccttgctgattcctcttcctgtttccttgcctgcctttgccgtgcaaCGCTAAATAtattgccgtgccctttcctttatgcatttgccttggcaacctctccgcaacactttctatactggttCCAAGGAGGTAATTggcacaaaaattaaacaaacaaacagacagagagagtaggacaggacttctgcaaagggtacaagggtttcaactcatattcctgaactaaggtacccaaaatgtgtagctgagtcacctcaaaagaggtctgcgaacagtcttcagcaggaactagacatttctttcatccataacttttcatctgtcctactctgtacaatcttgtgtgactggggtaataagtagagtcgtcactctccaaagataagaccaa encodes the following:
- the LOC130630510 gene encoding putative ubiquitin carboxyl-terminal hydrolase 50; this encodes METWHSKKLSKYIPLINIIEHNGWHVNLFAIEVGARGYCFRSVAICLKRLGFPNKEAFQAFRKLGDICMKASFCIWLARNSITWNQGSCNLVPGSTSVPTPLLPKVTSPQQQQQHQQRRPTVDKSHSHPEPEPPTNSTPAKPTYAGLFNKGNTCYAISILQALSVTPALWSQSASESSFVSPLAKSVLRTMSLLSKSTSVVDPSAFLRALQRKMSNARNNPFNINTQQDVPEILPHVLNELTGPSVIANNIITNKVTTTISCNSCLLSSSREESMSILPLPVSNNITGSIKAFSQPEYMCGNDRWMCPQCSSLQDSTRETVFTQCGDILIIQLKRFNCIQGRSVKNNKFVSCLAQGHDTLNVYSHPAEDISFTNQYKLTATINHSGTLAAGHYWAFIRDQGVNTWLKCDDRAVIRVKPSDLDNSTVYVLFFVKI